Part of the Candidatus Rokuibacteriota bacterium genome, GCCAGCGCGCTCCGCTCGAACTCTGCCGGCGCGCTCGCGAACAGATCGAAGAACGCCGTGTCCTTGGGGCCGAGCCCGTACTTGGCCTGAAGGGCCCGGCTCATCCTCCCGCAGTTGGCCCCCCACGCCGAGAAGTTCACGAGAAAGCCCGCGGCCACCTCGGCGTCCGAGCCGTAGAGGGCGAGCCAGGCCATGAAGGCCGGATAGGCCTGGGCCCCGGGGTCGGCCTCGTAGTTCTGAAGCAGGGTTTCGTCCATCCCTACCGCCGTGGCGAAGGCCTTGAGGGCCTCGAGCGCCGCGGCCTCGCCCCCGAGGACGGCCTGGAAGAAGGGTCCGCTCGCCGCCGTGCCGAAGCGGGTCACGAGGAGCGCGACACTCCTGAGATCGCTCCGGATGATGTGGTACTGCTCCCCGGCGAAGCAGCGGAGGTCCTCTCGCCGCAGCCGTGCCGCCTCGACGTCGGCGAGGTAGGGGTGATTACGAATCGCTTGCTCCACCGAAGCCAGCTCGCGTTTGATCGCCTCAATTAGCGATCGTGCATCGGCCATGTCAGACCTCTCCGGGACGGGTTCCGAGCGCCTCGACGACCACCAGGGTGAGCCCCGCCAGCATCGTCGTCAGGTTCAGGGCCACTGAGAAGAGATGGAGACGGGCGAAGCCGAGAGCCCCGCCGGGCGCGGCCGATCTCAGCGCCTGGAGCTGAGGAAGGAGCACGAGCCAGGTGAAGGCGTTCATCCCGAGCATCAGGACCAGCAGCACGAGCGGTCCCCAGGGCCGCACTCCCCCCGACAGCCACCGTCCAAGCACGCCGGCCAGGGCCACGATCCCGAGCGCGATCCCAAAGACATAATAGCGGGGAAAGACCATGCTCACCAGCCGGCCCGCGCTCTCCCTGTCGAGAACGGAGAAGGCCGCCGGGGCGACGAAGGCTGAGAAGAAGACCATGGCGCCCAGCCAGAACGAGACCGACACGATCGTCAACAATTTCAGGAAGTTCACGTCAACTTCTTTTGAGGCGCCTTGAAGAAGTCGATCAGCAGCCGGTTGACCCGGTCCGGCGCCTCTTGCTGAACCCAGTGGCTGACCCCGGGGAGGTAGGCGATCCTGAACGGCCCCGAGAAGTTGCGCCGCATGCCGCGCGTGAGCTCCTGGCCCAGGAAGTGGTCCCGGCTTCCCCAGATCACCAGCGTGGGTGCCGAGATCTTGGGGTATTCCCTGAGCGCGGGGAGCCCGCGCCTGAACATCGCCCGGTACCAGTTGATGCTCCCGGTGAGCGCCCCGGGCTTTGCCATGGCGGCCACGTATTCCCTGAGGACGGGGGGCGGGAATGTTCCCTTTCGCGCGTTGGCGTAGGCGAACTCCTTCAGGAAGCGGAAGTTGTTGGCCGAGAGGAGCTCCTCGGGCGCGCCGGGGAACTGGAAGAAGAACATGTACCAGCTCTTCTTGAGCTGCTCCTGGTTCCCGTCGCGAAGCGCGCGCGTGAAGGCGTCGGGGTGGGGGCAGTTGAGCACGGCCAGGCGCACAGTCATCTCGGGATGGAGCATGGCGAAGGCGTAGGCGGCGGCGCCACCCCAGTCGTGGCCGACGATTCCGGCCCGCTCGTGACCGAGGGCGCGGATCAGGCCCGCGATGTCCTCGACGATGGAGCCGATCCGGTAGGCCTCGATCCCTTCGGGCTTGTCCGAGTCGTTGTAGCCCCTCAGGTCAGGCGCCAGGACGGTGAAGCCGGCCCGCGCCAGCGCCGGGATCTGGTAGCGCCAGGAGTACCAGAACTCGGGGAAGCCGTGGAGGAGGACCACGAGCGGGCCCTCGCCAGCGGTGACGCAGTGGAAGCGCAGGCCGTTGGCCTCGACGACACGATGGCTCCAGGGCTCGGGCATGCTAGACGATGCCTCGCGCCCTGAGGCTCTCGAGCTCATGAAGCGTGAGGCCGAGCCTCCCCAGATAAATCTCCTCGTTGTGCTCGCCGACCTTGAGGGGCCCCGTGCTCCTAATGCTCCCCGGTGTCCGGCTGAGCTTGGGGACCACGCCGACCATGTGGAGCAGGCCACCCAGCGGGCTCGGGACCGTCACGATGTTCTCGCGCGCCTTGACGTGGGGGTCCTCGAAGAGATCCTTCACGCTGTAGACGAGGGAGCAGGGCACCTCGGCGGCCTCGAGCCTGCCGAGGGCGCCACTCGCGTCCTGGCTCCCGACCCACTCACGGATCAGCCGCTCAAGCTCGTCGCGCTGGCGGAGCCGATCGGCCATCGTCGCGTAGCGGTCCTTCAGGTCTTCGCGCCCCATGGCCTTGAGGAGCCGCTCGAACATCCGGTCGTTGGTGCAGGCGATGGCGAGCCAGCGCCCATCGCGGGCCTGGTAGTGGTCGTGCGGGACGACGTACTCGGTCCCCGAGCCGATCCGCTCCCTCACGTGGCCGGTGGCGCCGTAGACCGGGACCAGCTCATCCAGCATCCTGAGGATCGGCTCGTACAATGCGATGTCCACCATCTGCCCCTCGCCCGTCCGCTGGCGGTGCTGGAGCGCGACGAGCGCACCGAAGGCTCCCATCACGCCTGCCAGGTAATCGGGGATCGTCGGCGTCCCCGGGGTGACGGGCGGGCGGTCGGGATAGCCGGACAGATAACTGATCCCGCTCACCGCCGCGGCGATCCTGCCGAAGCCCGGCCGCTCGCGGTAGGGCCCTGTCTGGCCGAAGGCGGAGATCCTCACCATGATCAGGCGAGGGTTGACCGCGCGCAGACCGTCGTAGCCCAGGTTCCAGCGCTCGAGGGTGCCGGGTCTGAAGTTCTCGGTCAGGATGTCGGCCTTCTCGACGAGCCGCTTGATCAGCGCCTGCCCTTCGGCAACGCGCAGGTTACAGGTGATCGCCTTCTTGTTCCGCGCCTCGGCGAGCCACCAGAGCGAAACCCCGCCCGCCCGCCGCCCCAGGCGCCGGAGGTCGTCGCCGACGCCCGGCTGCTCCACCTTGATCACCTCGGCGCCGAACTCGCCGAGGAGGGTCGCGCAGACCGGCGCGGCGACGAAAGTCGCCAGGTCGAGAACCGTCAGGCCGTCGAGGGCGTGGGCCATGCTGGGATCGATCGCGCGTTCATGATGGGGTCTCGCTTCCGGCAAGTCAAGGCGACCCGGCACGCCCGTTGACAGGATCGAGCCCGGCGGGCAGAATCGGGGCGATGCACCGAGCCGTCTTCCTGCTTCTGCTCCTCGGGCTTCCCGCGCTCGCGCCGGCCCAGTCGCCCATCGAGGAGGCCAGAGAGCTGGTCGCGAGCTACCACAGCGATCTGAGCGGCCTCGACCGCGGGCGCGACCTCCTGGAGAAGCTCCTCAAGACCGACCGCCAGGTGGAGGCGATGATCCTCCTTTCCCGGATCTACTTCATCTGGGGCGACGTCCGGGCCTCCAGCAGGGAGGAGAAGCTCGAGGCCTACGAGCGCGGGCGCGAGATCGCCAAGCGCGCCGTGGAACTGGCGCCCAAGAACGCCGACGCCCACGTGTGGTATGCGACCAACACCGGAAGGTTCGGGCAGACCAAAGGCGTGCTCCGCTCGCTCTTCCTCCTGCCGACGATCAAGAACGAGCTGGAGGTCATCTTCGACCTGAACCCCAAGCACCTGGGCGCGCACGTCCTCGCGGGGAACGTGGAGCTGGCCATCCCGTGGGGGGACCTGGACAAAGCCGAGGAGTACTTCAGGAAGGGGCTCAAGCTTGATCCGCACTTCACGGTGCTTCGAGTTGACCTCGCCCGGCTCCTGATCAGGCGCGGCAAGTACGACGAGGCCCGGAAGGAGCTCCGGCGGGTCCTGAACGAGAAAGCACCGACCAACCTGGCCGACTGGACGATCAAGGACGCCAAGCGCGCGCGCGAGCTACTGGAATCAATAAAGGACAAATCAAAAGACAAATCGTGAGCGACCGGCCGCGGTGGCTGGCGCGGGCGATCCGCGCGCCCATGGACGCGCGCACGCTGAGCCGCGTCATCGCGCGCCTGAAGGCCAAGGCGCCCGACTGGAACCCGACAGCCCTGGCCGAGGTCGCCGACCGGACCGAGCGCGACCCGTTCAGGATCCTGATCGCCTGCCTTCTCTCCCTCCGGACGAAGGACGAGACCACCGGCCCGGCCGCCGAGCGCCTCTTCGCTCTCGCCGACACTCCCGAGACGATGCTCGGGCTCCCGCCCCGCCAGATCGAGCGCGTCATCTTTCCCGTGGGCTTTTATCGGACCAAGGCGCGCGTCATCCGCGCGGTCTCACGTGAGCTGGTCGAGCGCTTCGGGAGTAAGGTCCCGCCAGACCTGGACACGCTCCTGACCCTCCCCGGCGTCGGCAGGAAGACCGCGAACCTGGTCGTGACGATGGGCTTCGGCCTGCCCGGGATCTGCGTAGACACCCACGTCCACCGGATCACGAACCGGCTGGGGTTCGTCCGCACCAAGACGCCCGAGCAGACCGAGTGGGCGCTCCGCGCCAAGCTCCCGCGCCGGCACTGGATCGAACTAAACGACCTCCTGGTCAGCTTCGGCCAGAACGTCTGCCAGCCGGTCTCGCCCCGCTGCTCGATCTGCCCGGTGCGCCGGGCCTGCCACCGGGTCGGTGTGACCCACTCGCGCTAGCCCTCACCCGCGACGCCGCGCGTGCTCTCTATACCGCCCTCTGCCACCGAGCCGGCGCGGCCACGCCGTTCATGCGGTCCCCGCGAGGCCACTCCCCTCCTCGTAGCGCGTGCCCGCCCGTCGTCGGCCTTCCCCTTAACCGGGCTCCTGAACTTACGTTGTCGGATCAGCGCAGGCCTGGCGAGGCCTGGCCGGTGCAAATGCGTGGTCATCCGGGCACTCTTTAGGCTGCCTATTCCCGTCAGACATGAGATAAGATAGCCCTCAACAGGCGACTGCTGGAGGAAGAAGAGCGAGAGTCATGAATTATCGCGGAGTTCAAATATCCAAGGACAAGATTGCCGAGTTCTGCCGCCGGTGGAAGATCACGGAGTTTGCCCTGTTCGGCTCTGTCCTTCGAGAGGATTTTCGGCCGGACAGTGACATCGACGTTCTGGTAACTTTCGCGCCGGATGCCAGGTGGAAGCTCGATGATCTGCTTGCCATGCGGGAAGAGCTGGCAGGCATCTTTGGCCATCCGGTGGACCTGGTCGAGAAAAGACTGGTCCAGACAAGCCCCAACTACATTCGCCGGAAGCACATCTTAAGCCACACCGAAACCCTGTATGTGGCGTGATGCGGAGTCGGTCCTGGACATGCTCCAGGCCGCCCGCAAGATTCGGGAGTACGCGCGAGGCCTCTCGGAACTCCAGTTCAAGACAAGCAGCCTTCATCAGGATGCCATTCTTCGTGAGGTGCCCGATCTGGTCGAGCTGTTGACACGGATCGTACCCCCTGAGGAGTAATGCGACGGAGGAAGATTCGCGGTGAGATTGGAGTAAGATTGAGGGAATTTCCCTGAGTCCTCCGGGGCTCAGGGAGGGCGAGGCGAAGTTAGTGAAGGATCTGTGGGACTTCTGGCAGCGTAACCACTCCTTGGAAGAATACCGGAATCGTGAGATCTACCTGCTTCGGAATGTTCCAAGGGTGGGCGTGGGGTTCTTCGGGCGGAGCGGATTTTATCCCGACTTCATTCTGTGGATTCAGGAACGAGGCCGCAAGCCGACCCATGTCCGATTCCTTGAGCCTCACGGGCTTCACCACGGGGGACTGACGGGCAACCACGACAAGTTTGAAGCACTAAGTACACCGGACAGGGAATTCGTTCCTAGTTTTCATACGCAGACTGCCGGTCCCAGGGCTGACGTTGCAGCGAACTTTTTCTGCAGCTTGGCCGAGGTGTAGCTCCAGCGAATGGGCTTGGGATGTTTGTTGCGTTCCCGAAAATGATTCATGAGGACATGTTCCAAGTCCCGGAGGCTTTCGAAGTGATTCGGGGTCAGCACTTTTCTCTGGATCTGGCTGAACACGATCTCGATCTGATCCAACCACGAGGCGTGAACCGGGAGCCAGTGGAGTTTGACCTGGAAGGGAAGCTGCAGCGTCCGAATCCACGCCTCGATTTGCTTGGGGGCATGGGTGGAGCCGTTGTCCAGGATGAGATGCAGGCAGCGGATCCGCTTGCACCAGAGGCTGCCGAAGATCGTCTGGAGGAAGGCCTGGAATTCGACGAAGCGTTTTCGCTTGAAGCACCGAGCGATCGTCTCCCCCGTCGATACCAGCAAGGCCGCAAAGAGCTGCAAGGCCCCTTTGCGCTGGTACCGATCCCCGACCCGCAGGGGGAGCCCGGGCCGCGCCGGGCTGAGCGCGCCCTGGGTCTTCCGGGCTTGCAGGGAGGTCTTCTCATCGGCACAGACCACGATGTGCCCGCGCTGGGCGAGCGACTGGGCCTGGGCGTAGAGGTCCAACACGGGGATCGCTTTCTCCAGGAACCGGGGATCGGTCGGCTTTTGCCAACTGTGGTACTGCCAGGGTTTGATTTGTTCCGCGCGCAGCCAGCTCTTGATCGTGGACGGGGAGATGCTCTTGACGATGCCCTGCGCTTTGGCGACTTGGGCTAACTCCGTGCTCGACCAACGCGAGAGCGGCTTCTTGGACTGCCGGGGGAGCGTGCAGGCAAGGGCCGTCACCTGGGCACGCTGGCTAGAGGGAAAAAAAGCGAGGCCCCCCGGGACGCTCGCTGTCCACGAGAGAGCCCTTGCTTCTCCAGCGCTGACGCCATTTGCGGACCGTTCGAAACGTGCACCCCATCGCTCTGGCAATTTGCTGGTTGGTCCAGTCGGGATGCTCATAGGCCGTGACAATGACCTTGGCCCGAACGACTTCCGCGTAGGGAGCTGTGCGAAGCCGGGCAATGTGCTTAAGCCCCGCATACTCTTTCGCGGTCAGCGTGACCTTGTGCGTTGGTTTGGGTCCACGGGGCATAGACAGCGCTTCCCCCCTGCAAGCCTTGGACCCAATGTACCAAACGGGCCTTCATGACCCAAAAAACTAGGAACGAATTCCCTGTCCGGTGTACTAAGGGAACTGAGTGCGCTGAGCCAGGAGCCTGCCTTTAAAACGAAGGGGATCTCGATGTCCGGGTATCTCCTGACTGACACAAAGCTTGAGGAGATCCCCGATGCCGGGGGGCGGGGATGGGAAACTCTTGAGCGGGACTATCC contains:
- a CDS encoding endonuclease III: MDARTLSRVIARLKAKAPDWNPTALAEVADRTERDPFRILIACLLSLRTKDETTGPAAERLFALADTPETMLGLPPRQIERVIFPVGFYRTKARVIRAVSRELVERFGSKVPPDLDTLLTLPGVGRKTANLVVTMGFGLPGICVDTHVHRITNRLGFVRTKTPEQTEWALRAKLPRRHWIELNDLLVSFGQNVCQPVSPRCSICPVRRACHRVGVTHSR
- a CDS encoding nucleotidyltransferase domain-containing protein, whose translation is MNYRGVQISKDKIAEFCRRWKITEFALFGSVLREDFRPDSDIDVLVTFAPDARWKLDDLLAMREELAGIFGHPVDLVEKRLVQTSPNYIRRKHILSHTETLYVA
- a CDS encoding tetratricopeptide repeat protein, which codes for MHRAVFLLLLLGLPALAPAQSPIEEARELVASYHSDLSGLDRGRDLLEKLLKTDRQVEAMILLSRIYFIWGDVRASSREEKLEAYERGREIAKRAVELAPKNADAHVWYATNTGRFGQTKGVLRSLFLLPTIKNELEVIFDLNPKHLGAHVLAGNVELAIPWGDLDKAEEYFRKGLKLDPHFTVLRVDLARLLIRRGKYDEARKELRRVLNEKAPTNLADWTIKDAKRARELLESIKDKSKDKS
- a CDS encoding transcriptional regulator; this translates as MADARSLIEAIKRELASVEQAIRNHPYLADVEAARLRREDLRCFAGEQYHIIRSDLRSVALLVTRFGTAASGPFFQAVLGGEAAALEALKAFATAVGMDETLLQNYEADPGAQAYPAFMAWLALYGSDAEVAAGFLVNFSAWGANCGRMSRALQAKYGLGPKDTAFFDLFASAPAEFERSALAVVDGGLARGADPRLIKRAARVLQGYEKLYWDTLHAMSRR
- a CDS encoding alpha/beta hydrolase, with amino-acid sequence MPEPWSHRVVEANGLRFHCVTAGEGPLVVLLHGFPEFWYSWRYQIPALARAGFTVLAPDLRGYNDSDKPEGIEAYRIGSIVEDIAGLIRALGHERAGIVGHDWGGAAAYAFAMLHPEMTVRLAVLNCPHPDAFTRALRDGNQEQLKKSWYMFFFQFPGAPEELLSANNFRFLKEFAYANARKGTFPPPVLREYVAAMAKPGALTGSINWYRAMFRRGLPALREYPKISAPTLVIWGSRDHFLGQELTRGMRRNFSGPFRIAYLPGVSHWVQQEAPDRVNRLLIDFFKAPQKKLT
- a CDS encoding CoA transferase, which produces MAHALDGLTVLDLATFVAAPVCATLLGEFGAEVIKVEQPGVGDDLRRLGRRAGGVSLWWLAEARNKKAITCNLRVAEGQALIKRLVEKADILTENFRPGTLERWNLGYDGLRAVNPRLIMVRISAFGQTGPYRERPGFGRIAAAVSGISYLSGYPDRPPVTPGTPTIPDYLAGVMGAFGALVALQHRQRTGEGQMVDIALYEPILRMLDELVPVYGATGHVRERIGSGTEYVVPHDHYQARDGRWLAIACTNDRMFERLLKAMGREDLKDRYATMADRLRQRDELERLIREWVGSQDASGALGRLEAAEVPCSLVYSVKDLFEDPHVKARENIVTVPSPLGGLLHMVGVVPKLSRTPGSIRSTGPLKVGEHNEEIYLGRLGLTLHELESLRARGIV
- a CDS encoding DUF4149 domain-containing protein, with amino-acid sequence MNFLKLLTIVSVSFWLGAMVFFSAFVAPAAFSVLDRESAGRLVSMVFPRYYVFGIALGIVALAGVLGRWLSGGVRPWGPLVLLVLMLGMNAFTWLVLLPQLQALRSAAPGGALGFARLHLFSVALNLTTMLAGLTLVVVEALGTRPGEV
- a CDS encoding helix-turn-helix domain-containing protein — encoded protein: MPRGPKPTHKVTLTAKEYAGLKHIARLRTAPYAEVVRAKVIVTAYEHPDWTNQQIARAMGCTFRTVRKWRQRWRSKGSLVDSERPGGPRFFSL
- a CDS encoding IS630 family transposase; this translates as MTALACTLPRQSKKPLSRWSSTELAQVAKAQGIVKSISPSTIKSWLRAEQIKPWQYHSWQKPTDPRFLEKAIPVLDLYAQAQSLAQRGHIVVCADEKTSLQARKTQGALSPARPGLPLRVGDRYQRKGALQLFAALLVSTGETIARCFKRKRFVEFQAFLQTIFGSLWCKRIRCLHLILDNGSTHAPKQIEAWIRTLQLPFQVKLHWLPVHASWLDQIEIVFSQIQRKVLTPNHFESLRDLEHVLMNHFRERNKHPKPIRWSYTSAKLQKKFAATSALGPAVCV